From Gossypium raimondii isolate GPD5lz chromosome 11, ASM2569854v1, whole genome shotgun sequence:
aaagtagagtttcAATTTTCTCTCCAATTATCCAAACTTTTTCGGacgttttcttctttttttccctcaTCTGCCGATTATTTCCCCTAGTTGCTGtcaaaatttccattatttttcccctttcgtttctttctttattttccaaattgatTTAGTTGTTCATCGTTGGTTGCGTATGTTCGGTAAGTAACGGTTTTGTCTATTGTTAATCGTTTTTGGTTAATCTCTGAAAGGGAGATtcctttttggtgtttaggagttaatcaGGGGGATGGTGGTTTTGAATCAACGATGTGATTGTGCAAAGTCGTGGTTACTCAAGCGAGGTAagggttttgttaggtttttagtcgagttccttccaaaattggttgattaaaaacgaattaagtgattaatctgGAGATTTTTTGGTCGATTTTTAGGTTCTAGAGGCTTAGGAGTGCTTACGCATTAGAATagataccaggtgtgtacccgaagcGCAGAAATTGGGATTTggtgaaaattcaaaattgctTACTatcgagaaataagagaaataggagaaaataatgcaaaaaattgtagagaaaggaaataagggtgttataaacttggaaatcaacattctgcactaaaatagttttggacagcagcagtagtctaactttaaaaaattataaaaaaatagtggaaattgagttagaggttgaataaaatacaaaattaaattttattgagtctagtttttcatggaagaaacagtgtaagcaatgaacttgtaagttatgagatataatgaattttgtgagacaaggtcagaatgggtTCGGGTTCccttattctgactttggaaaaatcattgaaaattgtaaaaaaaataattaaggtcttaaatttttatgtttaaatccttaacgagtctattttcaagagaaacaaacggaaacatcatctgaattccatactaagagataaataatttttagtaagtaaaggttgaagctgtcaaacaACAAAATCGGgatagatttgaagattttactgtacttatttgataaactataaaatctaaaaattttatggtagaaagctatttgagtctagttttgaaaacatcaagcggatcttaatttggaattctgtagctcaagatataaataatttaagaacaatgactcaagtagacagctttggaTGAACATATAAGttaatagtgaaaacatatatgaatatttagctagcatgggttacattaaaaatggatcacacggccaaggccaatttgggtcgagTGGGCCATATGGGCACACATAGGCATGTGGACCCATTTTCACTGGAATATTTctaaggttgcatgggtcgcccaagtcgactgtgaacctactgtaaggtcagTAAGCGCTACTTAaacccctaaatgtgtgaaattgaatgaatgatatatgtactgagcatgttaatatctgaatcgaatatatgtattgaaattgtataatagcatatcatccattgtatgttgcattgcattggttcgggggttgttattcggaggaagtgtactgagaggctttaagcctaatttactggcagctcaactacaaactactgttttgtgccgcattcggtactacttggagtgtagggatgagtggattgattatatccccacatggagtgtagggttggacggagatggtgtgtagaggctggatgggtaggattttgctctTGCATTCATTATCGCTATCACTCtcgtgatgggctaaggcctgTTGCATTTTGACATCAgattgagatgggctaaggcccaaactgtcactgatactgaaaaggccTTAGGCCCAAGATTGTTCAACTGTGCATtgtgaatactgattgtttgtttgcttctacgggattacacattgagtttacgtaaactcaccctttttgtttaatgtgcacagttaatccccagacttagacGGATCGGTGCGACGGGGGACTCAGCAGTGACCACAgaaatttttggacttcatggttttcaatttacgttttatgatttaattattattgattatttgggttgtaatttaaggaccctctaggacattagttttaaattttgggtttttatttatttattttactttatggatttatacctgctggtcgtaggaaattcgattttcaaaaagttaaagtagtttctaaacgcatgatcacttaaactgttttattaaagcttccacaacgagggatgtttcaaaacaaatgttttaaatgaataaagacgacttcctaagttctaGCAAAGgcttactaaaaataataacatggaatgttttcaacctaacaacgaggtttcaaaaacactatcgtgtgacattTCAAGATACGATCATAACGGCTAGGCTGGGTTCAGGGTGTTACATCTTGagccaaaaggaaaaggggGTTTCAAGAAAAGGAAACCAAGAATAAAAAGAATGACATAATGCAATAGGTTCTCCAACTAAGATTGGAAACAAACCATAATCGTTAGCacttattaaaaacttaaaaacatatgAAATACATAATAGAAATGAATCTGCTTTAAGGTCTCTTTACACTTTAAAACTCCTATAAAAAACTACGAGGCGACCATCAGGTAATATTTCAAGAAAAGAACTAGTGAATCCCAGCAATTGAAGCCAAGACTAGATTCCCAGGATGTTGCCACAATTACTGATCTTCCACTACatgtagtttttcttttaaatcgaaagaaaaaaacccCTAAATTTCTCTTTTTGGTCTGGTAACACCATAGCCGATTTCCTAAGAAACTCAAAGCAAACACCTTTAAAACATCTCAACTCAACCTCataaaatccaaaaccaaaaaacaaGTAAAAGCCCTAAATTTCAATAAACCCAATAAACATTTAACTCTAAAAAAGGAAATTTCCCACATTCAAGTTCATACattataaaacattcaaaagaaaatagaatcaCTTATCAGTCAAATCCCCAAGAATTAACAACAAATTCGggccaaaattaaaacttaccTCAGTCTTCCATCTTCACTTAACAACAACTCGCCTTGTTATCTTTCTAGCATTTGTGAAATCAAAGCAATGAAATCAAATAGGGGAAATaaaaaatgcaatgaaaaagcaaaaaaatgaaaaaagaggaaaaaaaagggttGCAACTTTGCAACCAAAGGGTTTTATTGGCTTAAAAGGAATGAAGCTTCAATAGATTGACTTAGGTCTCTTCTGtaatcaaaggaaaaaaaaaaagggaaacgtAGAGATGGGAAGTAAAGAAAGTTACAGTTTCTTCCTTCTTTCGGCAAAGGTGAGggcaaaaattgaaattggaaaaaaatttattattccaaGCGTTGAATGATAATTTAGTGGTGAGAGAAGGGAATCGCTATTTGAATCAATTTAGGCCTGTAATACCATTACAATCAACCAAACTAATGTTTGGTAATGAGCCTGCCGAATTGGGTTAAAATCTATTCATAAACCCCCCAACCAAAcatgttatatttttttttgtaataggAATCACGCATGACAAAATTATATtccaaaatcaattcaaatgcTACAAtagaaaaatggattttttttttggaaaaataaaaaagtgaaatttgaatgaaaagtatttattgtttaaatttatttttggtccATATAAATTTCGAAGTTTGTGattagaaaaatcaattttaaactttgatgaaaataaaatctcgtctaaataaaatttatttctattttaattttaaagttcttATTGTTGAATAGAATCCATGGTCCAAAATCTTCCAtgaatttctaattaatttaataataaatttaaccattaaatttgcatattttatcaaaaccactctaattatatttttaacttttttaccATAAacctttgttatttttttaaattgttttataaattcaatgtttcaaattttcttctttaaaaagtTTCAAGTTTCAATCTTTtgtttactaataaaattttctattgagttaattttttagataattacgtttattttctttaaattaatttttagataattacgtttattttctttaaattaagaattttttaatttaatgtattatttattttattattttccacatgCAATTATCTTATTAGGCtatctaattaataaattatatctcaaTAAAATATCACACATTATCCCGTTAATTTTTTAACCATACttccattaaatttattagaaaaagcagattgaaaaaaaacaaaggttgatggcaaaaaaaaaataaaaataaaatgcaattagaatcattttaacaaaaaatagtggccaaatttatcattaaccCATTCCAGTCTGAAACCAACCTGAAAACCTGTTTCTTAACATCTAGGATGGCGCACCCAAAAGACTGAAATGGACAAAACATTCAGCCCCTTAATCTTAATCAACTCTACCATCATTATCAtacctatttattttatagtaatcCCCTTTTGTAAATGTAGACATCATCAATAATTCTATGTATTGCGACTACATCATATTTGAAGGCAACATGCTTTGCGACTACTATTGATTTAAAAATCATACCAGTACCATTTGGGACACTAGGGCTCTCTCaggaaattaattttacatGTCCATTTCATCGAAGtttttataattcattaaaCTCCTACATCATAAGCATCACCCCTAGTACCATTTGCAATGATACATGCCAGTCATcagtaaaaaaacaaaatacacCAACCTCTCCAATCAAATCATGGATTGAAACCAGTATTCATTTCATTTCCCAATCCTTCAACTTCTTGCTTCCTTTAGGTTTCGCTATCGGTACATTCACGGCAGCCATTTTTGCGTTGTATTTTGCCCGAAGGGGATCATTGTATGTCCATCTGCACAGAACCCAAATAACAACAATTCAAGGTCAGGAacttatttgtgttttatatttagtggttatacaaaagaaaaacattcaGAGATCTTATCTTTAGGGTTCAAATCCCATACGTCCAATTAAACTACAATTTAAAAGGCCATTTTAGAGATTATGTTCTTCAAATAAAAGATCTAATCAGAAAAATAAAGCGCATTCATCACCTACCTACTACCTGCATCtgaaaattgttcatttatactATTCAACTTAAAGCATGCTCAATTTCAGTTCAGATGATCCATTACAGAAACTATGATAATTTACTCCAAGCATGTTCTCACCATCATTAAATGGAATGGTGCAATTTAAGGCAACAAGTTCCATTAATATGAAGTATGAAAAAATCCAACAATAATATCCTAATACTATCCCATAGACTGATACAGTAATGCAACTGAAAACAAGATATGCCTCAGGATATTCTGTTACACTTCCACTCAATAAATCCCAAAACAACTCGTATCAGTTATTAATAATTAGAATCAAATACACCAGCAAATGCGAAACCAATTCCACATAAAATTTCCCAGCTTTGCCTCATTAGAAACAAGTTCTAGATGATAAAATTTAACACATCACCCTTCAAGTCAAAAGTCATATTTATTGACATTGTTCATGCTAAGTGTTTTCTTAGttgatataaaatgtttatgCAAATCCAATAGATATATAGAAAGAGAGAAGGTAACTAATTCCAAACTTAAAATCTAAGAGCTAAAACATATTTCAGAGAGATGAGCTTATAGAGAACGTACGGATTGTTCCAATCAGTTGTATCCTCGTTGACAAGATGAGTCCATTTGGTTCTGCCACTACGACCGAAATGCTTGACTTGCATGACCTTGGGCAATATTGTCTTGTCCATCTTGTCGTCACCCGTTGGGGCAGAGAAATCGCGGTGATAAATATTTTGTGCTCCAGCAGTTGCAGCAGGATCATCAGCATCTGTCTGGAAGAATGCACCCTTGTGATAGTATTTCTGCATAAACCTCCACTTCTGTTTAGGCGGTGGAGCAGGTTTCGGATTCTTCCTCTCCCATTCCCGTCTCTCTTCCTCTGTCATATTCCTAACCTTCTCGATCTCCTCCCTCTCCTTAATCATTGCTTCCCTTTCTTCCCTATCTCTCTTAATTCTAGCAATCTCTCTTGCCTTCCAAGCTTCATACTCCTCAGCCTCATTAAGCTCATCATCAGTATCCACATCTTCTATGTTTGCCTccaattccatatttttctgAATCTCAGTGTCCTCTCTAATCTTCTCAACAACAATTTGCCTTGTCTCAATTTTCCTATGTTCTAACTTCCTCTTCACAGCCTCCTCCATAGCCCGTTCTTCCTCCTCTAATCGCTTACGCTCAGCTATTGTCTCTCTCTCGGATTTCGGCACAAAAACTGCCTTGGCCATTGCAATTCCCATATGTTCCTCTTCCGAATCTGTCTCATACTCCGACTCTTCCTCCTCTTCTTCCTCCACttcctcctcctcttcctcttccAAGAGTGGAGTTTCCTCTTGTTTTCTCTGAAGCATCTTCTCCCTAATCCTTCTCCTCCTCTCTTCCAAGGCGTCCTCATCTTCTTCCTCGGCATCAGCCCCTTCATTCCTCCGGTTCCCCTCCTCTTCTGTCGACACAATCTCAGCTTGCCTTATACGCCTATGATCAGCCCTAATTTCATCTCTATTGTCAACCCTACTCTCAGCCAAACGACGTAACCTAGGATCATCTTTTATAACAATACCTGAATCTTCGTGAGTAGGAAAGGCTTTTTCTAAAGCAACGGCCCTAGCCATCCTAATATCGCCATCTTCATCGGCATCATCAGCCCACTCAGGAGCTTTCCCAGGCCAATATCTTTTAACTTTAGTTTGCCCAATTTTGCCTCTAAGTTTATCCCGAATTGCTATTACTGTATCACTAACACCTGCCGTGACCGACATTTTTTCCCCTTTCTGGTTTTCCTACGTTTTCTTAGTTAATAAACAACAACTACAGAtgaaaataagtaattaaacaaaagaaatagaaaaaaataagaaattatgaCACAAACTAATGATTGAAAtttgaaaccctaaaaccaaaataCCTGAAGCGAGCTTTTCTggagaagaaatgaaaaataagggTTCAAGAAGGGAAAATTATTGGTTATAAATAGTATGTAAGTTTTACGGAGACGATAGTATATACGGATTGGGAGAACAAAAAAGAGTGAGATTTTAGGCTAAACTACACTGATGATCCTCTAACTTTTAGAGTATTTCAATTTTGGTTATCCAATTGCAGAAAGTTTTAAACTTCACCCCttttgaaacattaaataattctatttaagcctctaacttttaaagcatttcaattttggttatctaattacaaaaattttaacgcTCGAACCcaattgaaaatgagcaaaccgattgaaaaactaatatgtcatctatcaagtccaattggggagatactTTGTCTTAAGTGTTGAAGCGAATGACTTccagaagatagagatatagatgtgactgattggACTAACAGTACATTGAATAGGAACCAAGAAAAATAGATCCTGAATTCATTTATGGATCGATTCACTTATGACGTTCATAgcgtgacataccttaatcttgagtggatggtGGACTGtatatgcgtgactcgtatactcactacagcaaaacaggtttttagcatCGTTTTCTTGACCCTATAGTGGTGCttataagcgccgcaaaaacgCCGCCATAGATAACGCCGCtaaattttgcggcgtttatgtgAGAAAATGCGGCTATAGagcatggtctttagcggcgcttctcataaaaacgccgctaaagatcatgttttatagcggcgtttgtgagaaa
This genomic window contains:
- the LOC105804405 gene encoding uncharacterized protein LOC105804405 gives rise to the protein MSVTAGVSDTVIAIRDKLRGKIGQTKVKRYWPGKAPEWADDADEDGDIRMARAVALEKAFPTHEDSGIVIKDDPRLRRLAESRVDNRDEIRADHRRIRQAEIVSTEEEGNRRNEGADAEEEDEDALEERRRRIREKMLQRKQEETPLLEEEEEEEVEEEEEEESEYETDSEEEHMGIAMAKAVFVPKSERETIAERKRLEEEERAMEEAVKRKLEHRKIETRQIVVEKIREDTEIQKNMELEANIEDVDTDDELNEAEEYEAWKAREIARIKRDREEREAMIKEREEIEKVRNMTEEERREWERKNPKPAPPPKQKWRFMQKYYHKGAFFQTDADDPAATAGAQNIYHRDFSAPTGDDKMDKTILPKVMQVKHFGRSGRTKWTHLVNEDTTDWNNPWTYNDPLRAKYNAKMAAVNVPIAKPKGSKKLKDWEMK